Genomic DNA from Candidatus Sulfurimonas marisnigri:
GGGAGAAACATAATTGAGATTCCTAATTGTATTGGCTATAAGTTAATAATGGGTAAATGCCTGCACATTTTCTAACATTCTGTTATAATTTCATCCTAACCAAAGAGGATAACTATGTCAACACTTCTAGCAACTTTTTATTTCTTCTATTTTTCCATCATTGGTGTTTATATAATCTTTATGCCAAAAGTATTAGCTATGGCTGGATACTCTGCCAGCGAGATAGGTATAATTTTCGCGGCAGGACCATTAGTTCGTTTTTTAGTTCCTTTTGCTTTTATAAAAGGTTTGAAATTAACTATAAATATTTTTAAAATGGCCCTTATTATAATGTTTTTAAGTTCACTCTCATTTTACTTTTCATTAGATAGCTTCTATAAATTGCTATTTTCAAATATAGGATTGGGAATAGGACTTAGTTTAGTGCTTCCATATATAGAACTGATATCACTAAAGCATATAGGTAAAGAGAGATATGGAAAAATCAGACTGTTTGGTTCAGTCGGTTTTGTTTTAGTGGCGTTAGTGTTAGTAAAGTTTTTAAGTTCCGGAGAAGTAGCACTTAACTATCTCTTAGCTTTGACTTTTATAACTGCTATCATAGCTTTTATTATTGCAAAAAATGCGCAAGGAATACTTGATAAAACAGAAGTTGTACAAAACGATATAGATATCCTCGCAGATTGGAAGCTCTGGGCGGGTTTAACTCTTATGCAGGTTAGCTTTGGCTCTTTTTACAACTTTTTTACTATATATGAGACAGACTACGGAGTCAGCTTAGATATGACCATATATCTTTGGAGTTTTGGTGTTGTAGCCGAGATATTTATGCTATTTTTTCAAGGGAAACTTCTGCGAAATAATTTGCTCCTAATACTTCAAATCACCACTTTCGCAACTGCTATCAGATGGTTATTACTATTTTTGTTTCCTCAAAATTTAATAGTTCTTTTCTTTGCGCAGGCAATGCATGCTCTTAGTTTTGCACTGTTTCACTCAGCAGCAATCAGTTACCTCTACTATCTCTATAAACATAAGTCTTTGGCACAACAGTTTTTCTCAGGAATCACTTATGGAGCTGGGGCTTTTATGGGGGCTTTGATTGCTGGATATGTGTACGAGTTATATCCGAAGTATCTATTTTTAAGTGCGACTTTCATCGCACTAATGGCAACTTTATTTTTATATCTATGGGGAGTGAGTATAAAAAAATTATCTTCTACTAGTAGTCCGCAATTAGATTAAAAGTAATAGTTCTATCTGTGCTAGTTTTACCTACTGCCGGCTTATTTACATAATCTGCCTGCAGACTTACACCAGCAGAAAATATATCTGATACTTTACTAGAAAATGAAGTTTTTGAGTAGGCAAAATAGTTTTGTGAATCAGAGAACTCTGATCTATAGCTAAGCTCTTGATTAAATTTCAGGTTTTCCAGAGCCTGCCAATTATATATAGCTTTAGCTCTATATGATGCATAAGAGTTATTAACTCCATCATTTTGGTTAATGCTTCCAGCAGGGAATGGGTAACTAACGACATTACCCAGACCATCTTTATATGTATCTTGAATACTATCAAGAGCATAAAGAATATTCCCCTCTAAGCTAAGCTTCTGAGTAGCTGTTTTTATAGCTTTATACTTAGCACCAGGACCAGTATATAATTGATAGTCAAAACCAGAAAATTTATCATCTTTATAACCAACTAAGTAGCCAAAAGATAATCTATCTGTAATATCATAATCGTATTCAAGCTCCACTACAACTCTATTTTTATTTTCAATCTCGCTCTCAGTCCCGTATTGCATAAGAGCAGATAAAGTTACTACATGTGAGCCCCAGTTCTTTTTAACTTTTGCATCAAGGTTAAACGTCTCTGTATTTGTATTCCCAGAAGTGGTAATATACCCAAGTTCAGTATGTGTCATGAATTCGCTGTCTTTTTTTGGCAACTGAGCTTTTAGTTGCTTTAGATTAGCGTTTAGCTCTTTTATTTTTGCCTTTGTATCTGTAATATCTAGTTTTATCTGTGCTTCATCCATTGCCATAGCTAATGAGCTTATAGCTAGTGTGCTTAATATGATTTTTTTCATGTTTTTCCTTATGGTTGAGTTTTATCTGTGTGAATATCCATTTGAGGATAAGGGATAGAGATGCCTTTTTCATCGAATGTTAGTTTTACTTTTTCTAACATGTCAAAATAAACATTCCAATAATCATCTGTTTTAACCCATACACGAAATGTAAAATTTATACTGCTCTCACCCAACTCGCTTACAGCAACAAGTGGTGCAGGCTCTTTTAAAGATCTCTCGTCTGCATTTATAATCTCCATTAGAGTC
This window encodes:
- a CDS encoding MFS transporter, whose product is MSTLLATFYFFYFSIIGVYIIFMPKVLAMAGYSASEIGIIFAAGPLVRFLVPFAFIKGLKLTINIFKMALIIMFLSSLSFYFSLDSFYKLLFSNIGLGIGLSLVLPYIELISLKHIGKERYGKIRLFGSVGFVLVALVLVKFLSSGEVALNYLLALTFITAIIAFIIAKNAQGILDKTEVVQNDIDILADWKLWAGLTLMQVSFGSFYNFFTIYETDYGVSLDMTIYLWSFGVVAEIFMLFFQGKLLRNNLLLILQITTFATAIRWLLLFLFPQNLIVLFFAQAMHALSFALFHSAAISYLYYLYKHKSLAQQFFSGITYGAGAFMGALIAGYVYELYPKYLFLSATFIALMATLFLYLWGVSIKKLSSTSSPQLD
- a CDS encoding DUF481 domain-containing protein yields the protein MKKIILSTLAISSLAMAMDEAQIKLDITDTKAKIKELNANLKQLKAQLPKKDSEFMTHTELGYITTSGNTNTETFNLDAKVKKNWGSHVVTLSALMQYGTESEIENKNRVVVELEYDYDITDRLSFGYLVGYKDDKFSGFDYQLYTGPGAKYKAIKTATQKLSLEGNILYALDSIQDTYKDGLGNVVSYPFPAGSINQNDGVNNSYASYRAKAIYNWQALENLKFNQELSYRSEFSDSQNYFAYSKTSFSSKVSDIFSAGVSLQADYVNKPAVGKTSTDRTITFNLIADY